In Thunnus thynnus chromosome 20, fThuThy2.1, whole genome shotgun sequence, a single window of DNA contains:
- the desi1b gene encoding desumoylating isopeptidase 1b translates to MEQTGPYPVKVYIYDLSRGMARQLSPLMLGKQIDGIWHTAIVVHGKEFFFVGEGINSCSPGSTPLGEPDSVVDLGSTEVPAEIFMDYLTSLAESTYRGDKYNLFEHNCNTFTNEVAQFLTGKKIPSYITDLPSEVLATPFGQALRPLLDSIIINPGGNNITGQR, encoded by the exons ATGGAGCAAACTGGCCCTTACCCGGTGAAAGTGTATATTTACGACCTGTCCAGAGGAATGGCCCGCCAGCTGAGTCCTCTCATGCTAG GGAAACAGATTGATGGGATATG GCACACTGCTATTGTGGTCCATGGAAAGGAGTTCTTCTTTGTTGGAGAGGGCATCAACAGTTGCTCACCT GGTAGCACTCCTTTAGGGGAGCCTGACTCCGTGGTGGACCTGGGCTCCACTGAGGTGCCTGCAGAGATCTTTATGGACTATCTGACTTCACTGGCAGAGTCTACATACAG AGGTGACAAGTACAACTTGTTTGAACACAACTGCAACACCTTCACCAATGAGGTGGCTCAGTTCCTCACGGGCAAAAAGATCCCATCGTACATCACAGACCTTCCATCAGAAGTTCTAGCCAC GCCTTTTGGCCAGGCTCTCCGTCCCTTATTGGATTCCATCATCATAAATCCTGGAGGCAACAACATAACTGGACAGCGGTAG